In the Desulfovibrio sp. Huiquan2017 genome, CGCCGAAGCGGCCGATCCGTGGGCGTGGCCCTGGAGGCCATCACAACCATCGCGGGAAAGATTACGGTCATTGAGGAAATTGCCCGGCAGACCAACCTCCTGGCCCTGAACGCGGCCATCGAGGCAGCCCGGGCCGGCGACCACGGCAAGGGGTTCGCCGTGGTCGCCTCCGAAGTCCGCAAGCTGGCCGAGCGCAGCGGCGGCGCGGCCAAGGAAATCGGCGAGCTGTCGGCCAGCACCCTGGACATCTCCAACGAGGCCGGAAAACTGCTGGAGTTGCTCGTGCCAGACATTGAGAAAACTTCGGCCATGATTGAGGAGATCAACACGTCCAGTTCTGAGCAGCAGCGCGACACCGAGATGATCGGCCGGTCCGTCCATGACCTGGACCGAGGCATCGGCGAAACCGCCCGCATGGCCCGCGAGTTGTCCGACACTACCGCGGAACTGTCCAGCGAGGCGTCCGGCCTGCGCCAGGAACTGCTCTTTTTTAAGACCGACGACGACGGCCAATGCTCCCCTCCGGCCCGGATGGCAAACCCGGCGTCGATTCCACCGCTGACCGCGCAACCGATCCGCCCCGCGCCAAAACCGGCCGCGCTCCGGCCGTCCGGCCCACCGCGATCCGCGCCAAAACCCGTTGCAGCCCAACCGGCCGCAACACGGAGCGACCAGCCCGAGGGAGTTGAGGAAGCCAAACCGCTCATCGTCTGGGATGACACCATCGCCACGGGCATCGACCTTATCGACGATCAGCACATGGAACTGGTCAAGATGGTCAATCGGCTGAACAGCGCCATGCAACAGGGTAAGGGCAAAGCCGCAGTCGGCAAAATATTGGACGAATTGCGCCACTATACCACCTTCCATTTCAGCCAGGAGGAGGCCCTGTTCGACAAGTACGGCTATGCCGAAACAGAGGAGCACAAAAAATCCCACCAGAAACTGCTTGCCCAGGCCGTGGCCTTCAGCGAGGACTTCGAATCGGGCCGGTCGGCCATGAGCCGCGACCTCTTCCACTTCCTCAAAGATTGGTTGGTAGGGCATATTCAGGGCGTTGACCGGCGCTATGTCGCCTTTCTCAAGGAGGCCCTCGAACGGGACGCCTGACCCATCGCCTGCCACGGGTCCCGGACCGACGACGGTCCGGGACCGACGACCGTTCCACGCCCGCCGAACTCTGCCTACACCATGCTCATGGAAAACAATATCATAATTTCAGCTGGTTATGTGAAAAATCAGCCCGTATCCCGGCCGCATCCCGACACGCCAAACCTTGAGCGGCCGAAAGGCTGAACGCGGGGATCCGCCTGTGCACCCAAACGAAGCATTGCCCAAAGCGGGCGCGCGGGGTAGCCTTGAACCCGACGGGGCGGCCGGACCGCCCCGAGGCCGCCGAAGCGGAC is a window encoding:
- a CDS encoding bacteriohemerythrin, with amino-acid sequence MSLRVKLYSAIGLLLAVGLAMFVATVIITSAQEHDGLVVNLAGRQRMLSQKMAKEALLYLEERQAGRDGAELGGQVRATSRLFRQTLAALTDSGPAPITADPDGETRDLPAPSDAVREQLLKVQQLWTRYSSALDDILERQVLNDDFNKKSLAVLVNMNQAVAMMQGESESRVDGLLASQVVGIAIMILTTLISFLAIQRKLIRPLHDFSSTMDNICRGDLTQVCFSPQNDEIGLVARTLSSMEDKLKGVVSHAKDSTVTMADRSSSLNDMASTLAQNATRQAGSVSEIASLMEGMNANISTTAANSRETYQLATKAAEDARRSGRSVGVALEAITTIAGKITVIEEIARQTNLLALNAAIEAARAGDHGKGFAVVASEVRKLAERSGGAAKEIGELSASTLDISNEAGKLLELLVPDIEKTSAMIEEINTSSSEQQRDTEMIGRSVHDLDRGIGETARMARELSDTTAELSSEASGLRQELLFFKTDDDGQCSPPARMANPASIPPLTAQPIRPAPKPAALRPSGPPRSAPKPVAAQPAATRSDQPEGVEEAKPLIVWDDTIATGIDLIDDQHMELVKMVNRLNSAMQQGKGKAAVGKILDELRHYTTFHFSQEEALFDKYGYAETEEHKKSHQKLLAQAVAFSEDFESGRSAMSRDLFHFLKDWLVGHIQGVDRRYVAFLKEALERDA